In Natronomonas halophila, one DNA window encodes the following:
- a CDS encoding acyl-CoA mutase large subunit family protein, whose product MFDPDDLEAIQEGHEDWKDDTYGPTVERFGERKEEFTTDTGGQQVDPLYTPADVADLDYEEDIGFPGEEPYTRGVYSTMHRGRLWTMRQYAGMGTASETNERFNYLMDEGQTGLSMAFDLPTQMGYDSDSAMAEGEVGKAGVAIDSLDDMETVFDGIPLDEVSTSMTINAPASVLLAMYIAVGDKQGVDREELRGTIQNDILKEYIARNTYIFPPEPSMRIITDIFEFCADEVPNFNTISISGYHIREAGATAAQELAFTLGDGLEYVEAALDAGLDVDEFAPQLSFFFNAHNNILEEVAKFRAARRMWYKMMDERFDAEKPASKQLKFHTQTAGSTLTAQQVENNVVRVAYQALAAVLGGTQSLHTNGKDEALSLPTEQSVRTALRTQQILAHESGAADTIDPLAGSYYVEALTDELETEAFEILDEVEERGGMRKAVENEYVQGQIQDVAFERQREIESGERIIVGVNEYQVDEEPKEDIEEVSEEEQRQQRERVQQLREDRDSEAVEAALADLKEAAEGDENVMPYIVDAVKAYATTGEICNALRDVFGEYRAGI is encoded by the coding sequence ATGTTCGACCCCGACGACCTCGAAGCCATTCAGGAGGGCCACGAGGACTGGAAAGACGACACCTACGGCCCAACCGTCGAGCGCTTCGGGGAGCGCAAAGAGGAGTTCACGACCGATACCGGCGGCCAGCAGGTCGACCCGCTGTACACCCCAGCCGACGTCGCCGACCTTGATTACGAGGAGGACATCGGCTTCCCGGGCGAGGAACCTTACACGCGCGGCGTCTACTCGACGATGCACCGCGGCCGCCTCTGGACGATGCGCCAGTACGCGGGCATGGGCACGGCCAGCGAGACCAACGAGCGGTTCAACTACCTCATGGACGAGGGACAGACCGGCCTCTCGATGGCCTTCGACCTCCCCACGCAGATGGGCTATGACTCCGACAGCGCGATGGCCGAAGGCGAGGTCGGCAAGGCCGGCGTCGCCATCGACTCGCTGGACGACATGGAGACCGTCTTCGACGGTATCCCGCTGGACGAGGTCTCGACGTCGATGACCATCAACGCGCCCGCGTCCGTCCTGCTAGCGATGTACATTGCCGTCGGCGACAAGCAGGGCGTCGACCGCGAGGAGTTGCGGGGGACCATCCAGAACGACATTCTCAAGGAGTACATCGCACGCAACACCTACATCTTCCCGCCGGAGCCGTCGATGCGCATCATCACGGACATCTTCGAGTTTTGCGCCGATGAGGTGCCCAACTTCAACACCATCTCCATCTCGGGGTATCACATCCGCGAGGCGGGCGCGACCGCCGCACAGGAACTCGCCTTCACGCTCGGGGACGGCCTCGAATACGTCGAAGCCGCACTCGATGCCGGCCTCGACGTCGACGAGTTCGCTCCCCAACTCTCGTTCTTCTTCAACGCCCACAACAACATTCTGGAGGAGGTCGCGAAGTTCCGGGCGGCCCGCCGGATGTGGTACAAGATGATGGACGAGCGGTTCGACGCCGAAAAGCCCGCCTCCAAGCAGTTGAAGTTCCACACCCAGACCGCCGGGTCGACACTGACGGCCCAGCAGGTCGAGAACAACGTCGTCCGGGTGGCCTATCAGGCGCTCGCAGCGGTACTCGGCGGCACCCAGAGTCTCCATACCAACGGCAAGGACGAAGCGCTCTCGCTGCCGACCGAACAGTCAGTGCGGACCGCCCTGCGGACCCAGCAGATTCTGGCCCACGAATCCGGTGCTGCCGACACCATCGACCCGCTTGCTGGCTCCTACTACGTCGAGGCGCTGACCGACGAACTCGAAACAGAGGCCTTCGAGATTCTGGACGAGGTCGAGGAACGCGGCGGCATGCGCAAAGCCGTCGAAAACGAGTACGTGCAGGGCCAGATTCAGGATGTCGCCTTCGAGCGCCAGCGCGAAATCGAGTCGGGCGAGCGCATCATCGTCGGCGTCAACGAGTATCAGGTCGACGAGGAACCGAAAGAGGACATCGAGGAGGTCAGCGAGGAAGAACAGCGCCAGCAGCGCGAGCGCGTCCAGCAACTCCGCGAGGACCGCGACAGCGAGGCCGTCGAGGCCGCCCTCGCGGACCTGAAAGAAGCGGCCGAGGGCGACGAGAACGTCATGCCCTACATCGTCGATGCGGTGAAGGCCTACGCGACCACCGGCGAGATCTGTAACGCCCTGCGAGACGTCTTCGGTGAGTACCGCGCTGGTATCTGA